The DNA region TGCCGAGCGTCTCGACTGCCGGGAGCTTCCGGATGATCGCCCGACGGGCGGCCATCCGCGCCACGCCCGCGGCCATGATGATGGTGACGGCCGCGGGAAGCCCCTCGGGGATCGCCCCGACGGCGAGGGCCACCGACGCCATGAACATTTCGAAAGCCTTCTGGCCATGCAGCATGCCGGCGGCGAACGTCAGGGCGGCCAGGCCGAGGATCACCCCGAGAAGCAGGTTGGAGAACGCGTGAACCTTCTTCGTCAGGGGGGTCTGGAGGACTTCCGTGGAGGAGATGAGTTCCGAGATCCGGCCGATCTCGGTGGCGTCGCCGGTGGCGACGACCACGCCGACGGCGGTGCCGTAGGTGACCAGCGTCGACGAGTAGGCCATGTTCCGGCGGTCACCGAGCGGAAGGTCCCGGGGCAGAAGGGTCTCTTCCTTGGGGGTGGGAACCGATTCCCCGGTGAGGGCCGACTCGTTGACCTGGAGGTCACGAACCGCGACGAGCCTCAGGTCGGCGGGGACCTTGTCGCCCGACTGGAGCAACACCACATCGCCCGGGACGAGGTCTTCCGAGGGGACCCGCTCCTTCCGTCCCGCCCTGAGCACGGCGGCCTCGCTCGTGAGGCTCCCGGCCAGCGCGCTGATGGCGCGCAGCGCCTTGGCCTCCTGCAGGTAGCCCACGATCGCGTTCACGAGGACGACGCCGAAGATGACGGCCGACTCGACCAGTTCGGCGAAGGCGAGCGTCACAGCCGTGGTGGCGAGCAGGATGTAGACGAGCGGTTGATGAAACTGCAGCAGGAATTGCACCAGGGGGCTTCGGGCGCGCTTCTCGGTCAGTCGGTTCGGGCCGAAGTGCTCCCTCCGGTGACCGAGTTCGAAGCGGTCCAGCCCCTTGTCCGGATCCACGCTGAGGATCTCGAGGACTTCCTCCCGGGGGAGATGGTGCCAGTGTTTGCCGAGCAGTGTCTGCATGGTTGATACTCCGGTTTCGATCCGGCAGGGCAGTCGGTCGCTAGGACCTCGCCTTGAGCCGGTTGATCCGCCAGGCCAGCGCCGGGGGCGTGAGCAGGGTGGTGACGACGACCATGACCACCAGGGCGGAATAGACCGCCGGGGAGATCAGCGGGGCCCCGCCAAGAGTCAGGGTGAGCCCGGCATTGGCGAAGATGAGGCCCACCTCGCCGCGGGGGATCATCCCCAGCCCCACCGTCAGGCGGTCGATGCCCTTGGTCCAGACGCCCAGGGAGCAGGCTTGCTTTCCAATGACGGCGGCCACGGTGAGGGCGCCGGCGAGGCCCAGGACCCGGGGGTCGCCGAAGGCCGCCAGGTCGGTGTGCAGCCCCATGAGGACGAAGAAGACCGGGACCAGGAACAGGGATAGGGGGTGAACCAGGTCTTCCAGGGACCGTTCGCCCCGCTCGATGAAGCGTTCGTACTGCGACTCCTCCAGAATCAGGCCGGCGGCGAAGGCGCCCACGATGGCGGCCAGGCCGACGGCGTCAGCCGCCCAGGAGAAACCGAAGCAGATGGCCATCCCCGCCGTCAGCAGCACGCCCCGGCTCCTCAGCCTGGAGGCCGCCTTCATGAAGCCGGGGGCGAGGAAAGACCCCGCGACGATGGCGCCCCCCAGGAAAAGGAAGGACTTGAGAGCGATCCAGCCGACCGCCCCGGCCGAGGGGGCGGTCCCGGTCCCGGCCGCGACGACAAAACCGGTGGTCACCGACAGCACCACCAGGCCCAGCACGTCGTCGATGACCGCCGCCCCCAGGATGATGCGGGATTCGATCCGGCGCGACCACTCCAGGTCCTTGAGCACCCGGGCGGTGATCCCCACACTGGTGGCGCACAGGGTGGCCCCGAGAAACAGGTGGAGATAGGTGCTGGCGTCCGGGAGGAGCAACACCCCCACGCCCCACCCGAGACCGATGGGGGCCACCACGCCCAGAACCGCCACGACCAGGGCGGGCAGGCCCACGGACATCATCTCCTTTACCGTGGACTCCAGGCCCACCTCGAACAGGAGGAGCAGGACCCCGAGTCCGGCCACCACGGCCACGAAGGGGTCGGTCTTCACCG from Acidobacteriota bacterium includes:
- a CDS encoding cation:proton antiporter; translated protein: MNPNRLLLLLALAALPVSYAFAGGGAHGDPSAHYALVLAAVLAVAKLGGEAAVRLGQPAVLGELLAGVLLGNLRHAGVTLFEPVKTDPFVAVVAGLGVLLLLFEVGLESTVKEMMSVGLPALVVAVLGVVAPIGLGWGVGVLLLPDASTYLHLFLGATLCATSVGITARVLKDLEWSRRIESRIILGAAVIDDVLGLVVLSVTTGFVVAAGTGTAPSAGAVGWIALKSFLFLGGAIVAGSFLAPGFMKAASRLRSRGVLLTAGMAICFGFSWAADAVGLAAIVGAFAAGLILEESQYERFIERGERSLEDLVHPLSLFLVPVFFVLMGLHTDLAAFGDPRVLGLAGALTVAAVIGKQACSLGVWTKGIDRLTVGLGMIPRGEVGLIFANAGLTLTLGGAPLISPAVYSALVVMVVVTTLLTPPALAWRINRLKARS